From one Bifidobacterium sp. WK012_4_13 genomic stretch:
- a CDS encoding HAD family hydrolase — protein sequence MKPKAVFWDMDGTLIDSEPYWHQAEIEIAHAHGGEWTEELGWQHSGFPVLVCAQALIDHGTRLPAPTIATMMVERVAELEEERMPWIPGTLELLVALAQQNIPSILVTASPRRMAEAAVRQAPEKAFAGFVCGDDDLPKKPDPAPYLQACKVAEVALSEIRECIAIEDSKPGLQSAAASGATTIAITGYSRNSNSDGPQFASIETYSQISVAMMSELITMRGSRIR from the coding sequence ATGAAGCCCAAGGCCGTCTTCTGGGATATGGATGGAACCCTTATCGACTCCGAGCCATATTGGCATCAGGCTGAAATCGAAATAGCGCATGCGCATGGTGGTGAGTGGACGGAGGAACTTGGCTGGCAGCATTCAGGCTTTCCTGTCTTGGTGTGCGCCCAGGCGTTGATAGACCACGGGACACGGCTTCCTGCGCCTACGATCGCCACGATGATGGTCGAACGGGTCGCTGAGCTTGAAGAGGAGCGCATGCCTTGGATTCCAGGTACGCTCGAGCTTCTCGTTGCCTTGGCGCAACAAAACATACCATCGATTCTGGTGACGGCTTCCCCACGTCGCATGGCCGAAGCGGCAGTTCGTCAGGCTCCTGAAAAGGCGTTTGCTGGCTTTGTCTGTGGAGATGACGATCTGCCCAAGAAACCAGATCCCGCTCCCTACCTTCAGGCGTGCAAGGTGGCTGAGGTCGCACTGTCTGAGATTCGCGAGTGCATCGCCATTGAAGATTCGAAACCGGGCTTGCAATCGGCGGCCGCGTCGGGCGCTACGACGATTGCGATTACAGGGTACTCAAGAAATTCCAATTCCGATGGACCACAGTTCGCATCGATTGAAACATATTCCCAGATCAGTGTGGCAATGATGTCCGAGCTCATCACGATGCGTGGCTCTCGAATCCGATGA